From the genome of Pseudomonas bubulae:
CAAGGCCGGAGGAGCAGTTTGCAGCTGCATTTCATTGAGGTGGTTGTCCGCCAGCCATGCGCCCAACAACCTTGCCTCGACCCTCGCACTCTGGCCCAGCACATACTGGCAGGCAGACATGACCGCCGCCGCCAGGATGGCAAAGATGGCGAGCGCAATCATGACTTCCAGCAGGGTGAAACCTTTATCAGCCTTCATGGGATGCCTGCGCCACAACAACCAGCGCGTCGCCAAGGCCGTCGCTGACGATACTTCGCCAGCGCCGGGGCGGACTGTCGACGTGCAGACTGAAAGCGGTGTTTTCATCGCTGCTCAACCACATTAACTGCGGTGCTTCTGCCATAGGTATAAGGGGCTGCGAGCGCCCCTCCACAGTCAGGGCAAGGGCCAGTCCGTAAGGCAACTTCAC
Proteins encoded in this window:
- the gspI gene encoding type II secretion system minor pseudopilin GspI; the protein is MKADKGFTLLEVMIALAIFAILAAAVMSACQYVLGQSARVEARLLGAWLADNHLNEMQLQTAPPALGLQTLNVTYARRDWRLSRRITAEPGTGLLRVELSVSPAGSEHAVQSVTHWLAFSHE